One stretch of Psilocybe cubensis strain MGC-MH-2018 chromosome 6, whole genome shotgun sequence DNA includes these proteins:
- a CDS encoding Spermidine N(1)-acetyltransferase, whose amino-acid sequence MSELLPAPNIQLKKAHHSPAYGPADLPHLLAFVNNPLVQNTLISDHIVPRNHRFATKIEEIANEALLYVIIEAIDKPTGPRVIGAASITVANVKNRDVNFGIGLVPDVWGQGYVSEVTEFLVDYAFKNLAIHRISLGVLDSNLGAIKLYKRIGCVEEGRKRQSNFFDGKWQDSIHMGILESEWFAKKREQSTRAVQA is encoded by the exons ATGTCAGAATTACTGCCTGCTCCAAATATTCAGCTGAAGAA AGCGCACCATTCTCCGGCCTACGGTCCCGCCGATCTTCCTCACCTTCTCGCGTTCGTCAACAACCCACTCGTCCAGAACACCCTGATATCCGACCACATCGTGCCACGAAACCATCGTTTTGCCACAAAGATTGAGGAGATCGCCAACGAGGCCCTACTCTATGTCATCATCGAGGCTATCGATAAGCCTACAGGTCCTCGCGTCATCGGCGCCGCCTCAATCACAGTCGCCAACGTCAAGAACCGAGACGTGAACTTTGGCATCGGTCTCGTCCCAGACGTCTGGGGCCAGGGATATGTCTCAGAGGTGACTGAGTTTTTGGTCGATTATGCCTTTAAGAATTTGGCTATCCACCGTATCtcccttggtgttttggACAGCAACCTTGGCGCCATCAAACTCTATAAAAGAAT TGGATGTGTTGAAGAGGGCAGAAAGCGCCAATCCAACTTCTTCGATGGAAAATGGCAAGACAGTATCCATATGGGGATATTGGAGAGTGAGTGGTttgcaaagaaaagagaacAATCAACGAGGGCAGTTCAAGCGTAA
- a CDS encoding Thimet oligopeptidase → MSFTAPQPPPTWEHTTKDIHDLTKDAIDKYKATMDRIGALDPKECNFTSTALAEADEVFDKVTEPLAFYQNVSASKELRDASNEAESTIRDFGVETSMRIDVFNAKVAAEKNVKESGQWDKLSPEEQRLVEKLVLDGTRAGLALPKEKRDELTNLKKELSQVCLEFHKNFNEENGTIAFTEEELKGVPKDVVSGYIRRTEGDVELYDVTFKTPDIFPIFKFAENPETRKKAQEGHEARLASNVPLLDKALNLRRQIATLLGYKTWADYITEVKMIKTGKGVEDFLNDLEEKLLPVGLKDRDTLLAMKKKEHEAKGLPFDGKFYIWDYRYYDRKYIEETLDLDDSLVKEYFPVSVVVPAILEIYQNLLGVRFEELKDASIWHPEVQAYAVWEKDAKDESGFLGYCYLDLFPRPGKYSHAAVWPIFSGYELPDGKRSYPLTAMVANLAKPTPDKPALMRHDDVVTFFHEMGHVFHGLLSRTKYARFHGTSVARDFVEAPSQMLENWCWEPKVLQKMSSHYQTKEPLSSELIEKLVKSRYVNVGLFYLRQLFFAKFDLKVHTDQTADDYTRLWCNLREKISLVSHDKELPGQGTFGHITGGYDAGYYGYTYSLVFAADMYSTVFKADPLDPTRGKLYRDKILRPGGSREELDTLTDFLGRPPNSEAFLEELFGTVPASKTAANL, encoded by the exons ATGTCCTTTACTGCTCCACAACCTCCTCCGACTTGGGAGCATACTACGAAAGACATTCATGACCTCACCAAAGATGCCATTGACAAGTACAAGGCTACTATGGATCGTATTGGCGCTCTTGATCCAAAGGAGTGCAATTTCACATCT ACAGCACTTGCAGAAGCGGACGAGGTATTTGATAAAGTAACCGAACCATTAGCATTCTACCAGAATGTCTCCGCATCGAAAGAACTTCGGGATGCCTCCAATGAGGCTGAATCTACAATCCGGGACTTCGGTGTCGAAACTTCTATGCGCATCGATGTCTTCAACGCAAAGGTTGCTGCTGAAAAGAATGTCAAGGAATCTGGCCAGTGGGATAAATTATCGCCTGAAGAACAACGTCTCGTCGAAAAGCTG GTTTTGGATGGTACACGAGCAGGGCTAGCACTTCcaaaagagaagagagacGAATTGACCAATCTCAAGAAGGAATTGTCTCAAGTCTGCTTGGAGTTCCAT AAAAACTTCAATGAAGAAAAT GGTaccattgcttttactgAAGAGGAGCTCAAGGGCGTCCCTAAAGACGTGGTCTCTGGCTACATTAGACGCACTGAAGGCGACGTCGAACTTTATGACGTGACTTTCAAAACTCCGGACATCTTCCCTATC TTCAAATTTGCTGAAAATCCAGAAACCCGTAAAAAAGCTCAAGAAGGTCATGAAGCACGTCTCGCTTCCAATGTCCCCCTTCTTGACAAAGCCTTGAATCTACGACGTCAAATTGCCACGCTTCTTGGATACAAGACCTG GGCAGATTACATCACAGAAGTAAAGATGATTAAAACCGGAAAGGGTGTGGAAGAC TTCCTTAATGACCTTGAAGAAAAGCTTCTACCTGTCGGTCTCAAGGATAGAGATACACTTCTTgcaatgaaaaagaaagaacacGAAGCCAAGGGTCTTCCATTTGACGGCAAATTTTATATTTGGGATTATCGCTACTATGATCGCAAATACATTGAAGAAACGCTGGATCTGGATGACTCTCTAGTCAAAGAGTACTTCCCAGTCTCTGTGGTGGTTCCGGCCATTTTGGAAATCTATCAGAACCTCCTAGGAGTGAGGTTCGAAGAACTCAAGGACGCGTCTATCTGGCATCCAG AGGTTCAAGCGTATGCTGTCTGGGAGAAAGATGCAAAGGATGAATCGGGATTCCTTGGCTACTGCTATCTTGATCTCTTCCCGAGGC CTGGAAAATATTCACATGCTGCTGTCTGGCCCATTTTTTCTGGTTACGAGCTCCCCGATGGAAAGCGAAGCTACCCACTTACGGCTATGGTTGCCAATTTGGCCAAGCCCACACCTGATAAACCTGCACTCATGCGCCACGACGATGTTGTAACGTTCTTCCATGAGATGGGCCATGTATTCCACGGTCTCCTTAGCAGGACCAAGTATGCTAGATTCCACGGTACAAG TGTTGCGCGTGACTTCGTTGAGGCTCCTTCTCAGATGTTGGAGAACTGGTGCTGGGAGCCTAAGGTCCTTCAGAAAATGTCGAGTCATTACCAGACAAAGGAACCGCTCTCATCCGAACTCATTGAAAAACTTGTCAAGAG CCGTTATGTGAACGTCGGTCTTTTCTACCTTAGGCAATTGTTCTTCGCAAAGTTTGATTTGAAAGTCCACACTGACCAAA CGGCGGATGATTATACTCGCCTCTGGTGCAACTTGCGAGAGAAAATTTCGCTTGTCAGTCACGACAAAGAACTTCCCGGTCAGGGCACGTTTGGCCACATTACTGGTGGCTACGATGCGGGCTATTATGG TTACACATACTCCTTGGTGTTCGCAGCAGATATGTACT CCACCGTCTTTAAGGCTGACCCACTTGATCCCACCCGCGGGAAACTCTACCGTGACAAGATCCTTCGTCCTGGTGGAAGTCGCGAAGAGCTGGATACTTTGACG GACTTCCTCGGACGACCACCAAACAGCGAGGCATTCCTTGAAGAACTCTTTGGTACAGTTCCTGCGTCGAAGACAGCAGCCAACCTCTAG